GTTGCTCTTTATACAGGACCGGGAGCAACATGGACAGAGAAAACTGTAAATCTTGATGGATATATTGGTTCTACTAATCCAGTATTTGTAGCATTTAGATTTACATCTGATGGATCTGTGCATAAAGCTGGATGGTTTATAGACAATGTAAGATTGTTTGAAAGAGACAATGAAGCACCAGCAGTACCAACAGGCTTAAAGGCAGAGGCTGGTTTAACAGGAATTAAGTTAAACTGGATACATTCACCAGACGCTGACATTTCCCACTACAATGTTTATCGTGGAGAAGTAGCAGGGGGAGAATATAATTTATTAATAGAAACTCCTAATAATAGCTATATTGACTCTGAAGTAGTTGTTGGAACAACATATTATTATGTAGTTACAGCAGAAGATACTTCAGGAAATGTAAGTGGCTATACAGCAGAAGTATCAGCTACTCCTGTTGAAGCAGAAGTAGTATTCTCCGCTAATTTTGAAAATGATAATGGAGGATTTACAACAGGAATTACAGTAGGTACTCTTAACCCATGGGAATGGGGAGTTCCAGTATCAGGTCCTAATGCAGCGTTCTCAGGGGAAAAACTATGGGCAACTGATCTAGATGCAAACTATCAAAATAAAACAGATGCATATATTGAAACTCCAGCTATAGTAATCCCACAAGATAAGTTAGGAATATTAAACTTTAATCATTGGGTAGATATGGAAGGCACAACAACTCTATATGATTATGGTCAAGTACAAATCTCTAAAGATAATGGCGCTACTTGGACTAATATTACACCTGCAGCAGGTGGAAAATATGGTAAGAGAGTTCAAGCATGGGCTAATGAAGAGATTTACTTGAATGGATATGTGGGAGAAACTATTAAGTTAAGATTCTTCTTCCATTCAGATGGCTCAACAGCTTATAATGGATGGTATATTGATGATGTAAATGTAATGGCTATCGACTATGAAGCTCCAGAACCTATAAGTGGTGAAGAGTTAATCTATGACGATGGAACTGCAGAAGATGCTTTAGTATTAAATGCAGCAGGAAATGGATTAGCAGTAAGATTTACTCCAAGTTCTTATGGAACTGTTGAGGGTGTCAATGTTTATATATGGGATAATTCATGGCCAACACCAGGAGGAAATAGACTAGGATTTGTTATCTATGATGGAAATGGCACTCAAATAGGAGCACCTGTATATAGGGATAATCTAGTTAGAGGAGCATGGAACACAATAGATCTTTCCGGATTTAACTTCTCTACAGGTAGTGATTTCTATATATCAACTATGCAAGATGCAATAGGTACTAGTTGTCCAGGAACTGGATTAGATGATAATGCTAATTCTGGAAGGTCAAGATCTTATTTGAATATTGGAGGAGTATTAAGTCCATTAGCAGATGAAGGACCTGACTATGCTTACGCTATTATGATGCGAGCAATAGTAAATTATGAAGATGCTGAAGCAACTGTTGATAATATTATGGCTAATAGGGGCTTATCAATTAGAAAACCTTTGGCAAGGAATACTGATAAGGCATTAAGCTTATGGTCTAATGAAGCTGAAGTTAAAAAGCTAGACTATGTAGATCCAGTAGCACCTAATTTCAACCTAAAGAAAGTTGAAGTAAATAATTATAAAACTGTTTCAGATATAGAAGTAGCTAATGCTCCAATGGCAAGAGGTGGCGGAATTCCAGTAGCTGATTCTGTAGTTACAGTATTAGAAACAGGAAGAAGCGTTAAAACAGATCCTATTACAGGAAAATATAGTCTAAGAACTCCTATGGGAACTTATACTCTAAGAGCAGAAGCTTATGGATATTATTCATCAGAAGCTACAGTTACAGTAGAAGAGGATTTAACAGTAAATAATACATTTATACTAGAACCAAAACCTCAAGGAACTATAACTGGTAGAGTATTTGATAGATACTATGGCAATCCAGCTGCTTATGCAGTCATAAGAGTAGTTGAAGATTCAAAA
This sequence is a window from Tissierella sp.. Protein-coding genes within it:
- a CDS encoding carboxypeptidase regulatory-like domain-containing protein translates to GYGMVNAFEAVSQVASGTGYIAGKVLQEGEDLEDLVINHEQEIFETYAGSDIEIVAEISDDVAIIEAELLVKQEGKSYWMLVPMNRVSGDHKDGTYKGTITYDMLLGDSIVYKVRARDYAGEVVVSQDYRIDISFGVIPGEYNQGFESNINGWIMDGIWEWGQPSGTSPAPYEGNQLAGTILNGNYTANADSWMIAPPIDLRDNTLEAASLRYYQWYDMENNYDKAYVLVTDDFGATWTQVALYTGPGATWTEKTVNLDGYIGSTNPVFVAFRFTSDGSVHKAGWFIDNVRLFERDNEAPAVPTGLKAEAGLTGIKLNWIHSPDADISHYNVYRGEVAGGEYNLLIETPNNSYIDSEVVVGTTYYYVVTAEDTSGNVSGYTAEVSATPVEAEVVFSANFENDNGGFTTGITVGTLNPWEWGVPVSGPNAAFSGEKLWATDLDANYQNKTDAYIETPAIVIPQDKLGILNFNHWVDMEGTTTLYDYGQVQISKDNGATWTNITPAAGGKYGKRVQAWANEEIYLNGYVGETIKLRFFFHSDGSTAYNGWYIDDVNVMAIDYEAPEPISGEELIYDDGTAEDALVLNAAGNGLAVRFTPSSYGTVEGVNVYIWDNSWPTPGGNRLGFVIYDGNGTQIGAPVYRDNLVRGAWNTIDLSGFNFSTGSDFYISTMQDAIGTSCPGTGLDDNANSGRSRSYLNIGGVLSPLADEGPDYAYAIMMRAIVNYEDAEATVDNIMANRGLSIRKPLARNTDKALSLWSNEAEVKKLDYVDPVAPNFNLKKVEVNNYKTVSDIEVANAPMARGGGIPVADSVVTVLETGRSVKTDPITGKYSLRTPMGTYTLRAEAYGYYSSEATVTVEEDLTVNNTFILEPKPQGTITGRVFDRYYGNPAAYAVIRVVEDSKVAPVVADADGNFTIPNVYEGTYTLKVIADGFDPGEATVEVIGNEIANVDIPLKRFVGFEDEIIYDDGTGENALVLNSTGYGLAVRFTPEQFGKVTGANVYFWDNSWPAPGGNRIGFTIYSTDANGVPSKVGEPIF